Below is a window of Malus domestica chromosome 13, GDT2T_hap1 DNA.
GTGCCATCAGTGTTCTAATGCTGTCTCAAAGAGTGGATACAAAGATGGTGCAAACTATCAAAGAAAGATAGAAAGTAGATTAAAACTGCAGGACATTGTTTGGCCCCTTAGACGAGCAAAAATAAACCAAATACAACCCTTTATCTTGCATTTGAAATACATTAGAATGCAAATATAAAACGAAGGAGAGTTTTATATATAGCACAGACATGCTCTCCACCATATCTAGAAATGTTTAACTAATTAGGCCTGCTtttgatttgtctttctttcttcctctatCTCTCCTCATCACTTTGTTACTTTGTTGAACTCCGGCCCTTTCTTTCCCAGGTAGCGTTTGTTCTGGATTGTTACACTGTATAATGCTGCTGGATTGTGTCAATGTCCAGGCCCTTCAGTTTCACCACTGATTCCACATGTCCCTTGAGAGTGTGAAGCTCCCGAAGTCTACAACCACAAATTAACAAGATATTTGGTTTCAATAAACCGATGGCACGCAGGAAAATGTTTTCTTGCCAGAATATGTGACAAGTTATGTCAATATGTTGCTAGGCTGTCAATCTGGACTACCGAGCTAGTAGTACGGTCCAAATTTACAATATGGCAACATAACTTTCCAGATTGCTAACAAGAGAACATTACCCATCATTCATATAACTTTGAAAGTGATGTTGTGTAACAGGAATTGAGAAACGAATTGTTTCCTGTAGGTAACATTTGAAATTCTGAATGGTAGCTTACCTTGCAACTTCGGCTCGTCTCTTGGCCTGCTCAGCAATCTCAGACAGCTCTCTGTAGCTGTTCTTGTCATGGAAGATACTAGAAGATTCCGGTGCTTGGAGACCGTGAAGTGTCCTTTGAGCATGAGCCCATTGagcttctctttcttcttttccataATCTTTCTTGGTGGTAAAGGCAGTCTGTTACAGTAGGATAAATAATTAGAAAACTTTGACTTCACCGATCAAAGTAAACGATTTCACCTTCTATTCGAAAGAACAAAGATTTACCTTGTTCTCTAGCAAGTTGAGCCACGCCTTTCCACTCAAGATATACCGAATGGCGAATTTCATAAAGTCTAGTGGGAAATAGAAGACAATGCTGTAAATCCAGATGACACCAGCCCATCCCCAACCAACGCCGTGTATTTTTGCGAAACCCCATTTGGCATATACTGCTAGCAAAGTTGCAACCTGAAGAAGGGTAATCTTCAGCCTTCTATAACTTGTATAAAAACTTGCTTATTTAATAGAGGATATAAGCGGCATTCTTCTTACCAGTTGCGCGATCATGAAAGCACTCATTAGAAGCATTCCAGGTCGTTCCATAAAGGAGAAGCCACGGGATCGAGTCACAAAAATGAGGGCCTGGCTCACAATACTCACTTGCAGGTACAAGGCAGCCATTAGTTCCTCAGGTTTCTCCCTTATGGATCTTACACCAAATGAGTCCTGCAAAATAATGAGCAGAAAATGCATATTGGAAACTGAACTTCATGAAAGTTTCTGAAAACAAATGATGgacagaaaagagaaaagcataAGAAAGATCATCTTACAGAGAAGAAGTCGGTTTCTTTGATTAACCAGAAGAAGATAACAGTCATCAGTGCCAAGTAACCTCCAAGCACAATCCCAGTAGCAaaaatctctttcaatttccaGCTATCAGGCAGGGGAGATGGCTTTACTCTATCCTTTGAGATTGTCATAATTGTGCCTTCAAAATTTACCGAGTGCATGGTGTCAGCagtcacataaatatatatCATATACTATTTGAAAGTTCGCTTCATAAAACTTACCATCGTTCAATATGGCAATAATCAAAACCATGAAGGGTGAGAAGTCGAACTTCCATATGAGAGCAATGAACATGAAACCGAACTGCAATGTTTtgccaaataaaaataaaacaaataagatAAAGACTTGATTAGGGAGAGAAACCACAAATTGTTAAACCACCTCTATTTACTTACCACAATACGAATGGTGATAGAAACTGCATAGATCTGCAAaagacaaacaaaacaaaacaggaGGAAAACGTTAGACTTTCCATCATAAACTGTTCGATCAGAGTGGTCTTTTGATGAGAAAGGCAGGAAAACTAACAGTGTAGTTCTTCATTCTCTGGAAAATAGCTCTACTGGTCAACACTGCACTAATGATGACACTCAATCCGGGTTCTGTAAGAACAATGTCGGAAGCACTTCGTGCAGCATCGGTAGCATCGGCAACAGCAATTCCGATATCTGCCTTCTTCAGTGCAGGGGCATCATTGACACCATCTCCAGTCATTCCACAAATGTGCTTTCTTTCCTGCAACTTCTTCACAATTTCGTATTTGTGCTCTACAAGAAGCAAGAAGATGTGTAAGAAAAAATCACTTTCCGTATTAGAAAACAGAGAAACCCTCTAATCAGTCCCTGCTCAAAAGTATTCACCTGGAAACACTCCGGCGAACCCGTCAGCCTTCTCAATTAACTCTTCAATAGGAAGGGCAGCGATGCTTGCATCCTTGTGTTGACCAAGTAAGGAAGCAGATGGGTACATGTTTGTTCCCATTCCAAGTCTCCGACCAGTTTCCTTGGCAATGGCAAGTTGATCGCCTGCAGACACAGAAACGGTGACAGCAAGTAAGCACAACCACACACAAAATAAGAATGAATCCATTAAAGTAGGTTGAATATTAACCGACTTACCAGTAATCATCTTAACATTTACACCAAGGTTAAGAGCCTGGCGGATGGTTTCTGCACTATCATGTCTTGGAGGGTCGAAAAGAGGCAACAATCCAACAAACTGCCATGGACCACCAgaactttcttttgttttcgcAGGCACTTCCTGTAAACATATACCAATCACAATGATAAGCGGGTGCTCTACTTCTtctaaaactgaaaaaaaatgcaagataTACTAAAACCGTCAAGGTTGAGTATAAAACCTGTCTGGCAACAGCCAATGACCGAAGCCCACGTTCAGCGTATTTGTCAATAATGGCAAAAGCCTTCTTCTTGAAATCTTCTTTGCAGAGGCAGAGGTCCAAAATCTAATTACAGAAATCAATTCATTAGTCTGTGAGTATGAACGCTTACCTTTCAATAATGTAATGCACCAGGTAACTATAGGAAAAACAGAAGTACCTGCTCAGGGGCACCTTTGCTTGCTCTATGCCAGTTTCCATCGGAATCAATGTAAGTCAAAGCAGTTCTCTTGTCGACGGGATTAAATGGTAAGAAGTGCACCTCTCTAATACCAGCTCGGGCCTGCGTATAAATGAATTCATTAAGATGAGCATATCCATTGAAAATTCCGTCCCAGAATTAATGAAGAACCAATTATAGGGCATACAAGAAAAGTTGGAAATGATTTATACCTCCTTTGGGTCGGCAAGCATTCCAACCATAGCAGCATCAATAGCATCCTGGTTTTCAGTTCTGGATGACCTTGCAGCTAGAAGAATGACATGATCTTTCTCCACACCCTTTGCAAACACCTCAATCAAGTTTTTATCGACACTAAGCTTGTTAAGAGTTAGTGTTCCTGTCTTATCACTGCAAAGTACATCCATACCCGCCATTTCCTCAATGGCAGTCATCCTCTTGGTGATGGCACCCTGCTGAGATAGCCTGTGAGAACCAATAGCCATTGTCACGGACAAGACAGTGGGCATGGCAATGGGAATGCCTCCAATCAAGAGCACCAAGAGATTGTCAATTCCATTCCTGTACTTGCGGTGCTGGATTGGGTACATGACTATGATCTCAATCACCATTCCAATGGCAATGGAACAGATACAGAAGTTCCCGATGGCAGTGAGCACCTTCTGGAAGTGTCCGACTTGGTTAGTGCTGTCCACAAGATGTGCAGCCTTCCCGAAGAAGGTATGGACACCGGTGGCAATAACAACAGCTTCAATTTCACCCTGCTTGCAAGTTGAACCGGAGAAAACCTCATCACCTGGATGCTTGGTCACTGGTAGTGATTCTCCTGTGAGGGCAGATTGATCAATCTTTAAAGGATCACCCTCGAGAAGACGAGCATCAGCTGGGACGATATCTCCCAATTTGATACTGATGATGTCCCCTGGAACCAAGATCGCAGCATCCTCCTCGCTCCATTTTCCATCTCTAAGCACCTACATATACATCGCCATCAAACACATAAGAATTATATTGTTGCCTCCAATTAGCGAGGTGCATAGTTGTGTGATAAGCGCCTGAGACTCATATCGACTGTCTGTTAAATCGATCTGTGCAACATAAACAACTGTGAGaaatttattgattttgttATCGATTCGTGACACATGTCGCTAGGAGTGCCGATAGTAGAAATCTTATTATATTACCACATTCCCTACTAGCCTACATATGAGAATGGATTccattaacaaaacaaaaacggTGATGTTTGCGCTACaagaaaacaacataaatagaCGCCATAAGAGTGGCACAAGATGAGGCGGCTCAAGCTTTTAGCCACCAATAATTTCGTATTTAATTATTAGGATTTGATAGTGCTTTTAGCCACCGCATCTTGTTTAGTGCAACTAATGTCAGTGACTATTCATGCGGTTTTCTTGAACTGTTGAAAAGGCTCCTTAAAACTAAAGTTACTTACTTGAGTACAAAGCCACTGAAATCCAGGACCCTATTGAAATGTTTGATTTGGATTACCTTAGTTTTGGGAGCAAGACCAGCCATAAGAGCAGCAGCTGCATTTCCGGCATTGTTTTCTTCAATAAAACTGATGGTAGAGTTGATGACCAACAGGCAGAGAATACCGACAAAATCTTGCCAATCTGGCGGCTTCCCATCGCCGTTGGCCAGAGCAATTGCCATGATGGCTGCAGCTTCCATGACCCATGATAGAGGATTCCACATAAACCCCAGGAACTTGAGAAATTTGCTTTCCTGTTCATTGTAGCAGTAACAAATATTTAGATATTATGAACTAAACTATACCAAAAGCtagtaaaaacaaaatttaatgtATGCAATCGTTGTAGTAAAAGGAAAATGTCTCTTGCACTCGCTCGCGCGGAGAAGCTAGTTATATTATTAGGAAAATGACCTTTTTCTCTTCTAGCTTGTTGGGACCAAAAATCTCTAGCCTTTGGGCTCCTTCCTCCGAGCTCAAGCCTTCTTTGGAACATTTCAACTGTTCAAACACTTCCTCGACCGGAATCCGCTCCTGTAAACCAACTCATTGTTAGGAAAGAAATACTTATAATGCTCACTATAATTTCAAGCATTCATACATACCACACACCACCTATAAAAACTATGATTTGGTTAAAATATTTAgtcaaattaaatacaaatattttgttcCGGTAAATTATTTGTACTAACTCGGATATTTGATCAGTAAATGTGATGCAATTCCAGTTTTCGctttcttatatttatataaaGTAGCATAAAATTCCAGCCAAATGATAACTGCTGCAAGTTGACAAATGAACTGTTGGCAAACTGTCGGGGAATCACATCTCAGTGAACATGTAACATGCATATAAACTTTAAAGTATAGccagttcatttttttttttttaatttcaaagtaTATAAGCCAGTTCATTTGCTTGACATTCTTTAAACCATAGGGCTTGAGGTCCACATGTGAGAGATTTCTATACATTACTAGATTAGTAGATCCCACAAAAATAAATGCATACTACAATTCAAATCAAGCCAGCtgccaaaaataataataattggaaaataaaagaaataagagATATAAGGCAAACAAGTTTGAAGATATAGATTTTAGACAGAAATAtgattttcctttattttatccgaGAGAAAGGTTTTAATCTACCACAATTACTGTTTAAAGTGAATGACACACCACTTAAGTGACCAACTTATCCAATTACATATAATCCAATAGTAGTATTGAAAATTAGCCAATTAGTACTACGGTCCAGTGATATTCTTCATCACTAGTAATttagaggtcttaggttcaaattaACTTCGTCAAAAGTGAATTTGACTCAAATTATTACTAgtttattgtgaggctaaactcaccatctgccccttagtgtagataatatcgtttgctcaaaaaaaaaaaaaatccaatagtAGTATTTCGTTCACGTAACCGTAAAAGCGGTAGAGTAGGACATTCTCTTTTATCACATCCAAATTCCAAATATAAATTCGCAAGGAGAGAAACGGTGAGAAGATATTATCTTATCTATCACATAGCATTCAAAATTTAACCTTGAAATCGaaattgaatggattttatttttgaatcaaaTCTCAAAGGAAATCCTTTATTTTTCAAAAGTAACGTCAAGCATTTTATTGGGATGAAGATCCTCTTCGAATCCTCTTTGTTGGATCCTAAGAATTCTCACATCGTgactgttcatcgtacattgtgcgatcagttttcattaaatactatttatatttaattttaaataataaaatttaaaatgatttttgatcATACGATATATGATAAACGGTTACGATGTGAGGATCCTCACAATTTGAATCCAAATGGGATCCAAACCCCTTTTATTGGTTACAACTTGATGATTGCTGACCATGAATTTTGATTTTCAACGGTTACAATGACTCGAAAATCAAACCtcacaatttttttatatttatccAAATTCTGGCCCTCCTAGGGATGCTAGCCAATCACAAAAGCGTTGACCCACGCAGTAATAatatatttcatttttatttattatattaataaaaatgaaaaaagtgtTTGTGTTAGTTAataaagagatttttcagtactTCTGAAAtgagcaaaaaataaaataaaatctaattATATTACAACATGGGACGTGCCAAACCCCCCTAAAAATCTCTTGTTAGGGGCACAACACAACTTTTCAAGGCAAGAGCGTGACTGGTGCGTGACCTGCACGCGCCCAATATGAAAGACCCAAACGCTGGTGTAAACAACATAAAGTGTCGAAAGGCAACTGAGGTACAAAAAAGTTTAACTAGAGGTGTTGGTTTTGTAAGTGATCCTCTACCATTATGATATAGATGCATGTCGTTCTTGCACCACAATGGCATGCGAACTCTGCTATTTCGAACTTCGTCGTCTTTCTGATCTAACTAATAGTCTAACAGACCGGTAGTTTgaccaaaaaatataaaactgaggtacagaaaaataaaataaaaaaagggtgtTTTATAAATCCAATGGTGTCAGGGGAGAGGGTGGGTGTGAGAGTTATCACAGGGGAAACGGTTTAAGATttttgagataaaaaaaaaagagagatttttgagataaaaaaaagagaattcCTCAAACAGGAGAAACCCAAAGTACCacggaaaagtacttccaatccctaaaagcaaacaaacaccggtgcgagagagagagagagagagagagagagttagaaCAAACTGTATTGACATGGTACGTTTCTGtgataaaagaagaaaataaattatttatatggAATAAATTTAGTATCACTATGACGTTCTAGATCAATGGTTTCATTTTTACATAGCTATATTAATGGACACAGATATTACGTGTCAGTGAATCCGTTTTACAAAAAGTTAATCTCTTAAGCACGTAGCAGCGAATCCGTTTCACAAAAGGTATCAGATAACCAAAAACAAATGAAGGGAGAGTAGTTGCAGAAATGAATGaatcaattttgtaagaacatgATAAAGTCAGATCTAAGCGTCAATCCAAAGCATACACAGCTAGAAAACTAGGAACATGCAACAAGTAAACTCACTTTGGTCTAAAGATTAAGCAAAAACCCAACTCATGAAAAAGTAAAAAACTAACCCAAACAAAATCAAGAACCATATTTTCCTGaaaaaatgaggaagaaaaatATACCAGATCAACAGTCTCGTTCTTGATCTCCTCCAGGCTGATAGCCTTGTCCGTACTCCCCATCTTTTCACAAGTTTAAACCAGAACCTGAGCGATAAGCTTAATTAGCAAcaatggaggaggaggaggaggaggaggaggaggaggaggaggaggaggaggaggaggaggaggaggatacTAAAAGGGCATTTCTGAATCCCAAGAAAACAAAGGGGGAGACTGAAACTTGGGAACAAGTGCTTGTGGGAAAAGTGCTTGTGGCTGCCTCTATTTTTATACGTCTCCGAGGAAGGCCACCCCCTCCCCTCATGAGTCAGAATAAATTAATAATGTTTTGGGGGGTGGTTATGTAATGTCGCATTTGATCCCCGCCGTTTAACCCCGCCCCCAAGTGGACCCTCACCCTTGCTCTCGTATTATAGTACGACTTTTAATTCATCGTTTATGCTATGCAATTTCTCTACTTctagaaaattaataaataaagagaataaattaaaatcaaataaagaGATTATTATCAACATTTCAAAATAATCATTGTGCACCGTCTTTTAAATATGCAATATTCAAATATTGAATCACTATGAAAATGCATCTTCGAGATTAGTCCTGCTTCTTAGGGTAACATCTTGCTCTCTTGCAAACTGAGTTTGAATCATCATCTCTTAACAAATAACATGTTTACTTATAGAGAACAAAAATTCGATGCATTAGGATGATTGACTTCGATATGTTTACTAAAACGTGAGTATTGTAATCATTCAAATTTTTAGATTCTCATGTGTTTGCTAACACTTAAGATATAAAAGAAATGTATATTCAACCTTAAAATTCTTAATTCCAATACGTGAAAATTATGAATCATATTAACTAGGAGAGATTAGTTGATTCAAATCCTATTTATTTTTCTCGTTTACATGACCTCCCTTGTTTTCAAGTACATAAACATACCATTAGgtagtttaaaatatattacctCTATGTAATctatataataatgataaaaaaaattaaagttaaatAATACAAGATGATACTTCAAAATAATTTTCGCTCGCGTGCCACATTGAATTTGGTGTTATCAATTATGacatgtttttattttgaaatattGTCATCTacttatgttgatgcacaaaaccggaggtcttggaacaacgtaaattcgaccgtgaatctgcatgaaatgtaaataacacaagatgtatcgtggttcaccccaagtttgggctacgtccacactgattatgtatttatctgagggagagatagctctgagagtgagagctttgagagggggtgagatggcctaggaattggcctcttccaattgtgaaggtgaggggtccttttatagaataaggactcctcacttattacatattttccctttcctttattacatattttcccattcctttattacataattacatttaaattttcCGAGTATTTGTAGGAGATCTAAATACaaaaccctaaatatggtataaacaacttatataataacacatgGAAACAAAATAATAACTCTTTCATATAATAAATTTTCGCTCCACCTTAACATCAAAGTCTAATAATGTAATGTTATATCGAACgaaaattataatataataatataatgttATGTGAAAGAAAGTTATAACGTTATAAACACGTTTTATATCTTAGTATTTTAGACTGTTTTCTCTAATGACCGGTGACTTGtcggttgctgctgctgctgtgaGTGATGAtgattgtttaattgttttgtgATCCGGATTGCCTTGGGGTTCTGACCCACCCCCTGCGAGGCTCACACACCCAATAAAATGGTCCATCCCAGTGCTTGCTGACATGTGAAGGATTTAACACCAATTGGAAATCTGCAATGGCAGTTTCTCTGCTTCTAACTCTGGGACGTGTACGTATATGGTGAAAGGTGAACCTGGGGTAGTAGTTGATCAAAGAGTAGGCTTGGGATTTGAGACGTGTGGGAAATATGGTTCTAATATATGTTTTCACAGTATCTgatgttaaattttaaatataaaatttgaatttgagagCTTATGTGGTATTTTGacatatttcaaaattttactcTCCACTTGGTATatcaaattaaatattattttattacactattttcttttctttttattttattaaactattattttctAGGTTTGGAATGAAGACTCCAGAGTCCCAACCCAACCCCACTCCTACacgcagagaaagagagatagagCTCCCATTTCCTTCCCGAGACAAACGAAAGAGGTAAGCAGGCACACACTCAATTCTCACCCTCTGTTTTCAATTACGTATTCTTTGAATTTTCATCCAATTTTAAGTTAACCAAATATCAAATTCTTTTCCATTCATCCTGACGATATCTGGTCTGATCGATTCCCCTTTTTCATAAATACTTGCTTGGTTGCTGGGAAAAGCataagaaaagtcatcaaaccaaaaaagaaaaagagcttAAGAAACTAAATTATGGATTGTTGACTTTCAATAGGGTTTTTGGAAATTAAACTTACAGCCTTTGAACTGTTTCAAGAATTTTTATTTGAGGTATCCTTCAAGTATCCTCCTTTAATTTTTCTCTGTTTAGTTTGGTTGTCAAGAAAATTAAAACGCCGCCGCCTCTTTCTTCGTCTCGCCTTTCTTTGACTCCTCGACGAAGAGCTCAACCAGCTTCCCGTCGTTGGGCTCGATCAACCTGTTTGAAATTCAGAGCCTTTGGCGGGTCATGGGCTTAGACCCGATATGGGTTGAGAGCTTGAGGACAGGGGCGAAATGGGCAGATGACGACTTGGGGAAAGAGTGAGAGGGGTAAGGGGTGTTGACGGAAAGGGTGGCCATGGATGCCATTGAAGGAGGTGAGAGAGGAGAGTTGCAGAtctgataaaaaaattaataaaaaaacgtTAAACGTTGCTATCAAATTTGATAGCAAAGGGGAGAGCTGTCATACCATGTCATGCCATATCAGATTTAGCTTTTTGATTGGAAAGCATTGCAACTgtctttttttactgttattgctgatttggacattttgacatctcctttggagatgctcttagtcATCTTatggttccttttttttttttttcggaaaacATTAAttcattaaagaaaataaatgtaTAATTTGTGATGGTTGGACCTAAGGAACGAAAAAAATTTCTACATGGCATGAACAAGGAGTGGTACGCTATGTGTCATTATATAAGTGCagagaatttttatttttttttcaagtgtccCTCTACTTGTATAATGACATCTGAGATTTATACTCATATTCcgggcacattgaaaaatctctcttaaGAAACAAGGTTTGAGAGATTAAGCCCACCAAAATACTACAAACCCATTACATAGGAATTGAacagataaaaaaataaacaagtaaCTGTAATAGTAATAGCAAAAGCAATAGGTCAAAAGTTGAAACAACCGGAAACCCTAATCCCCGTCAAAATAGAAGCCCTCTGCCACTTCTCTCATGCGACTGACCACCGAAGTAGCCGTCATGTAGGTACCAAAACGAAGGTGAATTTGCAAAAGCAAGGCACAACCAAAACAACCCAAAAATGGCAGGCATACCAAAGCAAAAATCACATCTTAGAGTGTCTCACTTGACTGAGACATCTAAATCTGTACCACCATCAACCACACATGCTAGAAGAGAACCAAAATGGTATAGTAATCGAGAGGTGGAGAGGGCTAAGGGGATGTGTAAAATACCCTTACTATAACGCAAGTTGTAGAACCCTTTGCCCAAATTTTTTGGCATGTTGGTAGGGTAGTGGGTGGTGGTGTAACAATCTATATCAGATCCAAAGCTTTAAGATTTGATTTTTGGTTGTGGTAGAGGGAAGGTGGTGGGAATAAAGATGATAGAAATGGAATTAGATACAAGTCTATGATGGGAATATGGAGGGCCGGGGTTGAGGGAAAGAGGCTTCAAGTTTGGGACTAGGGTTTGCATAAATTTAAACAAAGACAAGAGGACAACAGAGGAAATAGGGCGATAGACGGCGACCATGCTGACGACTCTCAAAATGATAGCCGGAGTGAAGCCAAACCAAATTTTAaggggggggtgttggaaattttgagtagaaatttcttatGTGGGGtttgtcccacattgaccaaatggatgtaaaaacttTGATATGTGGCGATTGCGGCTGTATACAACTTTgatatacatcaaatggatgtaaaaacaacatttttaaatggaGAACTAGATGAAGAAATATACATGGAACAACCTAAAGGATTTGTGCTTAAAGGACAAGAAAGCAAAGTGTGCAAAttagttaagtcattatatggacttaaacaagcaccaaaacaatggcacgagaaatttgatcatactttgttgacacatgggttcaaaataaatgaatctgataaatgtgtctacattaagagtaatgataaaacttgtgttattgtctgcttgtatgtggatgatatgctcataatgggaagcaataaagatgtcataaacaaaacaaagaaaatgttgaattccagttttgacatgaaagacttaggtcaagccgatgtcattttaggaattcaaattaagagaaatagtGAAGGATATGTCCTTACACAATCCCATTATACAGAAAAAATATTACGAAGGTTTGGTCAATTTGACTGCAAACCTGCTGCAACTCCTTTTGATGATGGATGCAAGTTGGAGAAAAATAAAGGCGATGTCATATCTCAACTTGAATATTCTCAAGTAATTGGAAGTCTAATGTACTTGATGAATTCAACTAGGCCCGACTTAGCTTATGCAGTAAGTAGGCTTCGTAGATATACAAGTAATCCGGCACAAGAGCATTGGGATGCTTTAGTAAGAGTGTTAAGGTatttgaaaaatacacttgACTACGGATTACACTACACAAAATATCCACCTGTTGTAGAAGGCTTCAGTGATGCCAATTGGATTTCTGACATTACAGAATCCAAGTCGACAAgtggatatgtttttaccttGGAAGGTGCAGCAATATCTTGGAAATCCTCTAAATAGAAATGTATAGTTCGGTCCACCATGGAGTCCGAGTTTATAGCTTTAGACTTGGCTGGCGAAGAAGCCGAGTGACTCAAAAATTTTCTAGAGGATATTCCAATGTGGCCAAAGTCGGTAACGGCtatatgtatacattgtgatagtATGGCCGCACAATCAAGGGCCAAAAGTCATGTATACAATGGGAAGTCACGTCACATCAGGTGTCGACATAATACTCTTAAGAAGTTACTCTCTAATGGAATAATATCCATTGATTATGTGaagtcaaaggaaaatatagctgatcatttgacaaaaggcctaccaagagagcaaatattatatacatcgaggggaatgggtctcaagccaattcaatgaatcgaactgggcgg
It encodes the following:
- the LOC103424044 gene encoding plasma membrane ATPase 4 translates to MGSTDKAISLEEIKNETVDLERIPVEEVFEQLKCSKEGLSSEEGAQRLEIFGPNKLEEKKESKFLKFLGFMWNPLSWVMEAAAIMAIALANGDGKPPDWQDFVGILCLLVINSTISFIEENNAGNAAAALMAGLAPKTKVLRDGKWSEEDAAILVPGDIISIKLGDIVPADARLLEGDPLKIDQSALTGESLPVTKHPGDEVFSGSTCKQGEIEAVVIATGVHTFFGKAAHLVDSTNQVGHFQKVLTAIGNFCICSIAIGMVIEIIVMYPIQHRKYRNGIDNLLVLLIGGIPIAMPTVLSVTMAIGSHRLSQQGAITKRMTAIEEMAGMDVLCSDKTGTLTLNKLSVDKNLIEVFAKGVEKDHVILLAARSSRTENQDAIDAAMVGMLADPKEARAGIREVHFLPFNPVDKRTALTYIDSDGNWHRASKGAPEQILDLCLCKEDFKKKAFAIIDKYAERGLRSLAVARQEVPAKTKESSGGPWQFVGLLPLFDPPRHDSAETIRQALNLGVNVKMITGDQLAIAKETGRRLGMGTNMYPSASLLGQHKDASIAALPIEELIEKADGFAGVFPEHKYEIVKKLQERKHICGMTGDGVNDAPALKKADIGIAVADATDAARSASDIVLTEPGLSVIISAVLTSRAIFQRMKNYTIYAVSITIRIVFGFMFIALIWKFDFSPFMVLIIAILNDGTIMTISKDRVKPSPLPDSWKLKEIFATGIVLGGYLALMTVIFFWLIKETDFFSDSFGVRSIREKPEELMAALYLQVSIVSQALIFVTRSRGFSFMERPGMLLMSAFMIAQLVATLLAVYAKWGFAKIHGVGWGWAGVIWIYSIVFYFPLDFMKFAIRYILSGKAWLNLLENKTAFTTKKDYGKEEREAQWAHAQRTLHGLQAPESSSIFHDKNSYRELSEIAEQAKRRAEVARLRELHTLKGHVESVVKLKGLDIDTIQQHYTV